Proteins co-encoded in one Medicago truncatula cultivar Jemalong A17 chromosome 8, MtrunA17r5.0-ANR, whole genome shotgun sequence genomic window:
- the LOC11408119 gene encoding probable serine/threonine-protein kinase SIS8 isoform X1: protein MKNILKKLHIMSNNQSEDAQAERSNKSNDGSSSSPTTRNKLSNWLHSVSSNRKQSPGSPPSGERVEELSDSLTFGGGGGGLDMVVSDSTKRDSGSSSSRDPEVEEEYQIQLALELSAKEDPEAVQIEAVKQISLGSCHPDNTPAEVVAYRYWNYNALGYDDKISDGFYDLYGVLTDSTSTRMPSLIDLQGTPTANDVKWEAVLVNRVADSNLLKLEQKAMGFAVKSREDFEIVVDRNLVHKLAILVAEYMGGSVEDPESMSRAWRSLSYSLKATLGSMVLPLGSLTIGLARHRALLFKVLADSLGIPCRLVKGMQYTGSDDVAMNFVKIDEGREYIVDLMAAPGTLIPSDAAGSHIEYDDSSFVASPSSRDLDSSHITSFSSGVGSSSEETSDFRTFEKGNRYKHFADAGKESDVSSRPPTCKEELKKPLNEFKNIPNVEKIKARESVSRPNNYPYMHGRSPSWTEGISSPEAHRMKVKDVSQYMIDVTKENPKLAQKLHNVLLESGVVAPPNLFSEIYHEQLGSQNEANSPTEEDEYKHRSAQKEAKEDSDNLAPRFLPPLPPHIIHPKASPSNQLEHSKPVEGLGIGLSLDSREAAVQHTYSDAEATLVKYGKNVPVAAAAAAAAAVVASSMVVAVAKSSTDSSFEIPVAAAATATAAAVVATTAAVSKQYELGNRSDGDAEGSGNEPKGSGDGENNALGANSEGGEKSDRSVSNDSTKSDLALDDVAEYDIPWEEITMGERIGLGSYGEVYRGEWHGTEVAVKRFLLQDISGESLEEFKSEVQIMRRLRHPNVVLFMGAITRPPNLSIVTEFLPRGSLYRLIHRPNNQLDERRRLRMALDAARGMNYLHNSTPVIVHRDLKSPNLLVDKNWVVKVCDFGLSRMKYSTFLSSRSTAGTAEWMAPEVLRNELSDEKCDVFSYGVILWELFTMRQPWGGMNPMQVVGAVGFQHRRLDIPDDVDTAIANIIRQCWQTDPKLRPTFAEIMALLKPLQKPITGSQAHRASVHAHSSRSAEDPAAA, encoded by the exons ATGAAGAACATTCTTAAGAAGCTTCATATAATGTCTAATAATCAATCAGAAGATGCACAAGCTGAAAGGAGTAACAAGTCCAATGATGGTTCATCTTCATCTCCTACTACCAGAAACAAGCTTTCAAATTGGTTGCATTCAGTTTCTTCTAATAGGAAGCAGAGTCCTGGCAGTCCTccatcaggagaaagagtggagGAGCTATCTGATTCACTCAcctttggtggtggtggtggtggtttggATATGGTGGTTTCTGATTCAACCAAGCGTGATTCGGGGTCCAGCAGTTCAAGGGATCCTGAAGTGGAAGAAGAATATCAAATTCAGCTTGCTTTAGAGCTGAGTGCAAAGGAGGATCCCGAGGCTGTACAGATTGAAGCTGTTAAGCAAATCAGTTTGGGATCTTGTCACCCTGATAATACACCAGCTGAAGTTGTCGCATACCGATACTGG AATTACAATGCTCTTGGGTATGATGACAAGATCTCAGATGGTTTCTATGATCTGTATGGTGTCCTAACTGATTCAACCTCGACAAGAATGCCTTCTCTTATAGATCTGCAAGGAACACCAACTGCAAATGATGTGAAATGGGAAGCAGTCTTGGTCAACAGGGTAGCTGATTCCAATTTGTTGAAACTTGAGCAAAAGGCCATGGGGTTTGCAGTGAAATCAAGAGAAGATTTTGAAATAGTTGTAGATAGAAATTTGGTGCACAAGCTTGCAATACTTGTGGCTGAATATATGGGTGGATCAGTTGAAGATCCTGAAAGTATGTCAAGAGCATGGAGGAGTCTTAGTTACAGTCTAAAAGCAACCCTCGGTAGCATGGTTTTGCCACTTGGGTCACTGACCATTGGATTGGCTCGGCATCGTGCATTGTTATTTAAG GTGTTAGCTGATAGTTTGGGCATCCCTTGTCGGTTGGTGAAAGGAATGCAATATACAGGTTCTGATGATGTGGCAATGAACTTTGTCAAGATTGACGAGGGAAG GGAGTACATTGTTGACCTCATGGCAGCTCCTGGAACTCTTATTCCATCTGATGCAGCTGGGTCACATATTGAGTATGATGATTCTTCTTTTGTAGCGAGTCCCTCATCAAGAGATCTTGATTCATCTCACATTACATCGTTCAGCAGCGGGGTTGGAAGTTCATCTGAAGAAACTTCAGACTTTAggacttttgaaaaaggaaacaGGTATAAACATTTTGCCGATGCAGGGAAGGAATCTGATGTAAGCAGCAGGCCCCCTACTTGCAAAGAAGAATTAAAAAAACCGTTAAATGAATTCAAAAATATCCCTAACGTAGAAAAGATTAAGGCGAGGGAATCTGTTAGCAGACCTAATAATTATCCATACATGCATGGAAGATCTCCTTCTTGGACAGAAGGGATCAGTTCCCCAGAAGCCCATAGAATGAAAGTCAAAGATGTTTCCCAATATATGATTGATGTTACCAAGGAGAACCCTAAGTTGGCTCAAAAGCTTCACAATGTCCTGCTCGAAAGTGGCGTTGTTGCTCCTCCAAACTTGTTTTCTGAAATTTATCATGAGCAGTTAGGTTCTCAAAATGAGGCCAATTCTCCAactgaagaagatgaatataaaCACCGAAGTGCACAGAAAGAAGCTAAGGAGGATAGTGATAATCTAGCTCCTCGATTTTTGCCTCCGTTGCCTCCCCACATAATTCATCCCAAAGCAAGTCCTAGCAATCAGCTGGAACATTCCAAGCCTGTAGAAGGTTTGGGAATTGGTCTTTCTCTTGATTCTAGGGAAGCTGCTGTACAGCACACATATTCTGACGCAGAAGCGACACTGGTAAAATATGGGAAAAATGTACCCGTTGCTGCTGCAGCAGCTGCTGCGGCTGCGGTTGTTGCATCTTCTATGGTAGTTGCTGTGGCAAAGTCAAGCACCGACTCAAGTTTTGAGATTCCTGTAGCGGCAGCTGCTACTGCTACTGCTGCAGCTGTTGTAGCAACCACTGCTGCTGTCAGTAAACAGTATGAGCTGGGGAATCGAAGTGATGGAGATGCAGAGGGTTCTGGTAATGAACCAAAAGGCAGTGGTGATGGTGAGAATAATGCTTTAGGAGCAAACTCAGAAGGTGGGGAAAAATCTGATAGATCAGTCAGTAACGATAGTACAAAATCTGATTTGGCATTAGATGATGTTGCTGAGTATGACATTCCATGGGAAGAAATCACGATGGGCGAGCGAATCGGACTCG GATCATATGGAGAAGTGTATCGTGGTGAATGGCATGGAACT GAAGTTGCTGTAAAGAGGTTTCTACTTCAAGATATCTCTGGTGAATCacttgaagaattcaaaagtGAG GTCCAAATAATGAGAAGACTGAGGCATCCAAATGTTGTTCTCTTCATGGGAGCTATAACTAGACCTCCAAATCTTTCAATTGTTACTGAATTTCTTCCTAG AGGGAGTTTATATAGATTAATTCACCGACCTAACAATCAATTAGACGAACGAAGGCGGTTGAGGATGGCCCTGGATGCT GCTCGAGGAATGAATTATTTGCATAACAGCACTCCAGTGATAGTGCATCGTGATTTAAAGTCCCCAAATCTTCTTGTTGACAAAAATTGGGTTGTAAAG GTATGCGATTTTGGCTTATCTCGAATGAAGTACAGTACGTTCCTTTCTTCTAGATCAACTGCAGGAACA gCTGAGTGGATGGCTCCAGAAGTGTTGAGAAACGAACTTTCAGATGAAAA GTGTGATGTTTTTAGCTATGGGGTCATATTATGGGAGCTCTTTACTATGCGGCAACCCTGGGGAGGAATGAATCCAATGCAAGTTGTTGGTGCTGTTGGTTTCCAGCATCGCCGTCTGGACATTCCAGATGATGTGGACACTGCCATTGCAAATATTATTAGACAGTGTTGGCAGAC CGATCCAAAGTTGAGACCTACTTTTGCTGAAATAATGGCGTTATTGAAGCCATTGCAGAAGCCAATTACTGGTTCTCAAGCGCATAGAGCAAGTGTTCATGCTCACTCATCACGATCTGCTGAAGATCCTGCTGCAGCATAG
- the LOC11408119 gene encoding probable serine/threonine-protein kinase SIS8 isoform X2 yields the protein MPSLIDLQGTPTANDVKWEAVLVNRVADSNLLKLEQKAMGFAVKSREDFEIVVDRNLVHKLAILVAEYMGGSVEDPESMSRAWRSLSYSLKATLGSMVLPLGSLTIGLARHRALLFKVLADSLGIPCRLVKGMQYTGSDDVAMNFVKIDEGREYIVDLMAAPGTLIPSDAAGSHIEYDDSSFVASPSSRDLDSSHITSFSSGVGSSSEETSDFRTFEKGNRYKHFADAGKESDVSSRPPTCKEELKKPLNEFKNIPNVEKIKARESVSRPNNYPYMHGRSPSWTEGISSPEAHRMKVKDVSQYMIDVTKENPKLAQKLHNVLLESGVVAPPNLFSEIYHEQLGSQNEANSPTEEDEYKHRSAQKEAKEDSDNLAPRFLPPLPPHIIHPKASPSNQLEHSKPVEGLGIGLSLDSREAAVQHTYSDAEATLVKYGKNVPVAAAAAAAAAVVASSMVVAVAKSSTDSSFEIPVAAAATATAAAVVATTAAVSKQYELGNRSDGDAEGSGNEPKGSGDGENNALGANSEGGEKSDRSVSNDSTKSDLALDDVAEYDIPWEEITMGERIGLGSYGEVYRGEWHGTEVAVKRFLLQDISGESLEEFKSEVQIMRRLRHPNVVLFMGAITRPPNLSIVTEFLPRGSLYRLIHRPNNQLDERRRLRMALDAARGMNYLHNSTPVIVHRDLKSPNLLVDKNWVVKVCDFGLSRMKYSTFLSSRSTAGTAEWMAPEVLRNELSDEKCDVFSYGVILWELFTMRQPWGGMNPMQVVGAVGFQHRRLDIPDDVDTAIANIIRQCWQTDPKLRPTFAEIMALLKPLQKPITGSQAHRASVHAHSSRSAEDPAAA from the exons ATGCCTTCTCTTATAGATCTGCAAGGAACACCAACTGCAAATGATGTGAAATGGGAAGCAGTCTTGGTCAACAGGGTAGCTGATTCCAATTTGTTGAAACTTGAGCAAAAGGCCATGGGGTTTGCAGTGAAATCAAGAGAAGATTTTGAAATAGTTGTAGATAGAAATTTGGTGCACAAGCTTGCAATACTTGTGGCTGAATATATGGGTGGATCAGTTGAAGATCCTGAAAGTATGTCAAGAGCATGGAGGAGTCTTAGTTACAGTCTAAAAGCAACCCTCGGTAGCATGGTTTTGCCACTTGGGTCACTGACCATTGGATTGGCTCGGCATCGTGCATTGTTATTTAAG GTGTTAGCTGATAGTTTGGGCATCCCTTGTCGGTTGGTGAAAGGAATGCAATATACAGGTTCTGATGATGTGGCAATGAACTTTGTCAAGATTGACGAGGGAAG GGAGTACATTGTTGACCTCATGGCAGCTCCTGGAACTCTTATTCCATCTGATGCAGCTGGGTCACATATTGAGTATGATGATTCTTCTTTTGTAGCGAGTCCCTCATCAAGAGATCTTGATTCATCTCACATTACATCGTTCAGCAGCGGGGTTGGAAGTTCATCTGAAGAAACTTCAGACTTTAggacttttgaaaaaggaaacaGGTATAAACATTTTGCCGATGCAGGGAAGGAATCTGATGTAAGCAGCAGGCCCCCTACTTGCAAAGAAGAATTAAAAAAACCGTTAAATGAATTCAAAAATATCCCTAACGTAGAAAAGATTAAGGCGAGGGAATCTGTTAGCAGACCTAATAATTATCCATACATGCATGGAAGATCTCCTTCTTGGACAGAAGGGATCAGTTCCCCAGAAGCCCATAGAATGAAAGTCAAAGATGTTTCCCAATATATGATTGATGTTACCAAGGAGAACCCTAAGTTGGCTCAAAAGCTTCACAATGTCCTGCTCGAAAGTGGCGTTGTTGCTCCTCCAAACTTGTTTTCTGAAATTTATCATGAGCAGTTAGGTTCTCAAAATGAGGCCAATTCTCCAactgaagaagatgaatataaaCACCGAAGTGCACAGAAAGAAGCTAAGGAGGATAGTGATAATCTAGCTCCTCGATTTTTGCCTCCGTTGCCTCCCCACATAATTCATCCCAAAGCAAGTCCTAGCAATCAGCTGGAACATTCCAAGCCTGTAGAAGGTTTGGGAATTGGTCTTTCTCTTGATTCTAGGGAAGCTGCTGTACAGCACACATATTCTGACGCAGAAGCGACACTGGTAAAATATGGGAAAAATGTACCCGTTGCTGCTGCAGCAGCTGCTGCGGCTGCGGTTGTTGCATCTTCTATGGTAGTTGCTGTGGCAAAGTCAAGCACCGACTCAAGTTTTGAGATTCCTGTAGCGGCAGCTGCTACTGCTACTGCTGCAGCTGTTGTAGCAACCACTGCTGCTGTCAGTAAACAGTATGAGCTGGGGAATCGAAGTGATGGAGATGCAGAGGGTTCTGGTAATGAACCAAAAGGCAGTGGTGATGGTGAGAATAATGCTTTAGGAGCAAACTCAGAAGGTGGGGAAAAATCTGATAGATCAGTCAGTAACGATAGTACAAAATCTGATTTGGCATTAGATGATGTTGCTGAGTATGACATTCCATGGGAAGAAATCACGATGGGCGAGCGAATCGGACTCG GATCATATGGAGAAGTGTATCGTGGTGAATGGCATGGAACT GAAGTTGCTGTAAAGAGGTTTCTACTTCAAGATATCTCTGGTGAATCacttgaagaattcaaaagtGAG GTCCAAATAATGAGAAGACTGAGGCATCCAAATGTTGTTCTCTTCATGGGAGCTATAACTAGACCTCCAAATCTTTCAATTGTTACTGAATTTCTTCCTAG AGGGAGTTTATATAGATTAATTCACCGACCTAACAATCAATTAGACGAACGAAGGCGGTTGAGGATGGCCCTGGATGCT GCTCGAGGAATGAATTATTTGCATAACAGCACTCCAGTGATAGTGCATCGTGATTTAAAGTCCCCAAATCTTCTTGTTGACAAAAATTGGGTTGTAAAG GTATGCGATTTTGGCTTATCTCGAATGAAGTACAGTACGTTCCTTTCTTCTAGATCAACTGCAGGAACA gCTGAGTGGATGGCTCCAGAAGTGTTGAGAAACGAACTTTCAGATGAAAA GTGTGATGTTTTTAGCTATGGGGTCATATTATGGGAGCTCTTTACTATGCGGCAACCCTGGGGAGGAATGAATCCAATGCAAGTTGTTGGTGCTGTTGGTTTCCAGCATCGCCGTCTGGACATTCCAGATGATGTGGACACTGCCATTGCAAATATTATTAGACAGTGTTGGCAGAC CGATCCAAAGTTGAGACCTACTTTTGCTGAAATAATGGCGTTATTGAAGCCATTGCAGAAGCCAATTACTGGTTCTCAAGCGCATAGAGCAAGTGTTCATGCTCACTCATCACGATCTGCTGAAGATCCTGCTGCAGCATAG
- the LOC11413701 gene encoding peptidyl-prolyl cis-trans isomerase FKBP17-2, chloroplastic produces the protein MATIFGSSSIFLLPNTRTSHHITSSSATPPPQQPQPSGPSSPQSTTNLNEDQSVQVSAKAQQQIPIKPVVSSTKVDSTDWIATSLTRRFGLGAGLAWVGFLAFGVVSEQIKTRLEVSQQESNTRNVEEEKEVILPNGIRYYELKIGGGDMPRRGDLVVIDIMGKVESTGEVFVNTFEGDKKALALVMGSRPYSKGVCEGIEYVIKSMKAGGKRKVIVPPELGFRENGADLGSGVEIPPLATLEYVVQVDKVSIAPA, from the exons ATGGCCACTATCTTTGGTTCCTCATCAATTTTCTTACTCCCCAATACCAGAACCAGTCATCACATCACTTCTTCATCAGCAACTCCTCCACCACAACAACCGCAACCCTCAGGTCCATCATCTCCACAGTCAACAACAAATTTGAATGAAGATCAGTCAGTGCAAGTCTCTGCCAAAGCACAGCAACAGATTCCTATTAAACCAGTTGTTTCATCAACTAAGGTTGATTCCACAGACTGGATTGCCACTTCCTTGACCAGACGGTTTGGCCTTGGAGCTGGTCTTGCATGGGTTGGTTTTCTTGCATTTGGTGTTGTCTCGGAACAAATTAAAACTCGCCTTGAGGTTTCGCAGCAAGAGTCTAACACAAG GAATGTTGAGGAGGAGAAAGAGGTGATTCTGCCAAATGGCATAAG GTACTATGAATTGAAAATTGGTGGTGGTGATATGCCAAGGCGAGGTGATTTGGTTGTGATTGATATAATGGGAAAGGTAGAAAGCACAGGAGAAGTGTTTGTGAACACATTTGAAGGAGACAAGAAAGCATTGGCTCTAGTTATGGGGTCAAGGCCATATAGTAAGGGTGTGTGTGAAGGGATTGAATATGTAATAAAAAGTATGAAGGCAGGAGGGAAGAGGAAAGTTATTGTGCCTCCTGAATTGGGATTTAGAGAGAATGGTGCTGATTTAGGGTCTGGTGTGGAAATTCCTCCACTTGCAACACTTGAATACGTTGTACAGGTTGATAAAGTGTCCATTGCACCtgcttga
- the LOC112417459 gene encoding uncharacterized protein, whose amino-acid sequence MGTLGVLVRVPLPFGSAIGALSALLVTMYQLLIFMTSIYLLKMFFPLLVAVLRFYTNLPLAVENHINNFHIHFNDNIEDALIWSQNKNGTYSTKSGFHWLLTFRVPATDIIPHPSWSWIWNLQVPEKYKFLIWLACQNVVPTLSLLHRRNIAPSPTCARCGEEDETFLHCVRDCHFSRSIWQKIGFTGNDFFTATSAHDWFKIGMSSSLPDIFFGGLWWAWRHRNLMCLNNETMSLFRLCNNIVSAATYIKSAFDSEENVNHSDRFVKWNNRNHHDHILNVDGSCLGTPSRTGYGGILRNSAGLFISGFSGFIPNSTDILQAELTAIHQSLHMVIDSNMNDVMCYSDSLLAVNLIMNDTPRYHTYAVLIQNIKDLLSVRNITLHHTLREGNQCADFFAKLGANSDVHLVVHQSPPADLLPLLRADAIGTVFIRS is encoded by the coding sequence ATGGGTACACTTGGCGTATTGGTTCGGGTTCCTCTTCCTTTTGGTTCAGCAATTGGAGCTCTCTCGGCCCTATTGGTAACTATGTACCAGTTATTGATATTCATGACCTCCATCTATCTGTTAAAGATGTTCTTTCCACTTCTGGTAGCCGTACTCAGGTTCTACACCAACCTCCCATTAGCGGTAGAGAATCACATCAACAATTTTCACATCCACTTTAATGACAACATTGAGGATGCGTTAATTTGGTCTCAAAACAAAAATGGTACTTATTCTACAAAAAGCGGCTTCCATTGGCTTCTCACCTTCAGAGTCCCGGCAACTGATATCATCCCTCACCCCTCTTGGTCTTGGATTTGGAATTTGCAGGTTCCGGAAAAGTACAAGTTTCTCATCTGGCTCGCTTGTCAAAATGTTGTACCAACTCTTTCCTTGCTCCACCGTAGAAACATAGCGCCATCTCCCACCTGTGCTCGATgcggagaagaagatgaaacctTCCTGCACTGTGTCAGGGACTGTCATTTTTCTAGAAGCATATGGCAGAAAATCGGGTTTACAGGTAATGATTTCTTCACAGCTACATCAGCTCATGATTGGTTCAAGATCGGTATGTCCAGCTCCCTCCCAGATATCTTTTTCGGTGGTCTTTGGTGGGCTTGGAGACACCGTAACTTAATGTGCCTTAATAATGAAACAATGTCTCTTTTTCGGTTGTGCAACAATATCGTTTCAGCAGCTACATATATCAAGTCTGCCTTTGATAGCGAGGAAAATGTGAACCATTCTGACCGTTTCGTGAAATGGAACAACAGAAATCACCATGACCATATTCTTAATGTGGATGGCAGCTGCTTAGGCACTCCCTCACGCACCGGTTACGGTGGTATTCTCCGTAATAGTGCAGGCTTGTTCATCTCAGGTTTTTCCGGTTTCATCCCGAATTCGACGGACATATTGCAAGCCGAGCTAACCGCAATTCACCAAAGTTTGCATATGGTTATTGATTCGAATATGAATGACGTCATGTGCTACTCGGATTCACTTCTTGCAGTTAATCTTATTATGAATGACACTCCGAGATATCACACCTACGCCGTCCTCATTCAGAACATAAAGGATTTGCTTAGTGTTCGAAATATCACTCTCCATCACACATTAAGAGAGGGGAACCAATGTGCGGATTTCTTTGCCAAGTTGGGTGCTAATTCAGATGTTCATCTTGTCGTCCACCAATCACCGCCAGCTGACCTCCTCCCTCTGCTTAGAGCTGATGCTATAGGCACTGTCTTTATTAGGAGTTAG
- the LOC11415765 gene encoding uncharacterized protein isoform X1, with the protein MGTVIDSHFLALTAIITFAYQLLFFIITALLKFDKVTDFAGSTNFVIIAVLTFVIKGSWHFRQIILTLFVVLWGLRLAFFLLLRIIQWGEDRRFDQMRNNLGKLAIFWIFQAVWVWAVSLPVTVVNATDRNPFLQSVDLIGWLMWAVGFMIEGTADQQKLNFKRSPENRGKWCNAGLWKYTRHPNYFGEILLWWGIFVASTPILDRAEWLVIIGPIFLTLLLLFISGIPLLEESADKKFGNVDGYRVYKQRTSPLIPLPPAVYGKLPTWFKSVFLFEFPLYSRNFPPEEQIWYRTSSGKSGDAMKIG; encoded by the exons ATGGGTACTGTGATTGACTCCCATTTTTTAGCCCTCACTGCCATAATCACC TTTGCCTATCAACTTCTGTTTTTCATCATCACCGCTCTTCTCAAATTCGACAAGGTCACTGATTTTGCCGGAAGTACTAATTTCGTAATTATCGCTGTATTGACCTTTGTTATCAAAGGCTCATGGCATTTTCGACAGATAATCCTCACTCTATTTGTTGTACTATGGGGTCTTCGCCTCGCCTTCTTTCTCTTACTCAGGATTATACAATGGGGTGAGGATAGACGCTTTGATCAAATGCGCAACAATTTGGGTAAATTGGCCATCTTCTGGATATTTCAGGCTGTCTGGGTCTGGGCCGTCAGTTTACCTGTTACAGTCGTCAATGCAACCGATAGAAATCCTTTTCTACAGTCTGTCGATTTAATCGGATGGCTTATGTGGGCTGTGGGTTTTATGATTGAAGGTACAGCTGATCAACAAAAACTTAATTTCAAAAGGTCCCCTGAAAATAGAGGCAAGTGGTGCAATGCTGGACTTTGGAAATACACTCGACATCCTAACTATTTTGGTGAG ATATTACTTTGGTGGGGAATTTTTGTGGCATCTACACCTATACTGGATAGGGCTGAATGGCTGGTAATCATCGGACCAATTTTTCTCACACTGTTGCTTCTTTTCATCAGTGGCATTCCACTGCTCGAG GAATCAGCAGATAAGAAGTTTGGCAATGTGGATGGATATAGGGTATACAAACAAAGAACCAG CCCTTTGATCCCATTGCCACCAGCAGTCTATGGAAAGTTACCTACATGGTTTAAATCAGTTTTCCTCTTTGAATTTCCACTCTACAGTCGCAATTTTCCACCAGAAGAACAGATCTG
- the LOC11415765 gene encoding uncharacterized protein isoform X2, with protein sequence MGTVIDSHFLALTAIITFAYQLLFFIITALLKFDKVTDFAGSTNFVIIAVLTFVIKGSWHFRQIILTLFVVLWGLRLAFFLLLRIIQWGEDRRFDQMRNNLGKLAIFWIFQAVWVWAVSLPVTVVNATDRNPFLQSVDLIGWLMWAVGFMIEGTADQQKLNFKRSPENRGKWCNAGLWKYTRHPNYFGEILLWWGIFVASTPILDRAEWLVIIGPIFLTLLLLFISGIPLLEESADKKFGNVDGYRVYKQRTSPLIPLPPAVYGKLPTWFKSVFLFEFPLYSRNFPPEEQI encoded by the exons ATGGGTACTGTGATTGACTCCCATTTTTTAGCCCTCACTGCCATAATCACC TTTGCCTATCAACTTCTGTTTTTCATCATCACCGCTCTTCTCAAATTCGACAAGGTCACTGATTTTGCCGGAAGTACTAATTTCGTAATTATCGCTGTATTGACCTTTGTTATCAAAGGCTCATGGCATTTTCGACAGATAATCCTCACTCTATTTGTTGTACTATGGGGTCTTCGCCTCGCCTTCTTTCTCTTACTCAGGATTATACAATGGGGTGAGGATAGACGCTTTGATCAAATGCGCAACAATTTGGGTAAATTGGCCATCTTCTGGATATTTCAGGCTGTCTGGGTCTGGGCCGTCAGTTTACCTGTTACAGTCGTCAATGCAACCGATAGAAATCCTTTTCTACAGTCTGTCGATTTAATCGGATGGCTTATGTGGGCTGTGGGTTTTATGATTGAAGGTACAGCTGATCAACAAAAACTTAATTTCAAAAGGTCCCCTGAAAATAGAGGCAAGTGGTGCAATGCTGGACTTTGGAAATACACTCGACATCCTAACTATTTTGGTGAG ATATTACTTTGGTGGGGAATTTTTGTGGCATCTACACCTATACTGGATAGGGCTGAATGGCTGGTAATCATCGGACCAATTTTTCTCACACTGTTGCTTCTTTTCATCAGTGGCATTCCACTGCTCGAG GAATCAGCAGATAAGAAGTTTGGCAATGTGGATGGATATAGGGTATACAAACAAAGAACCAG CCCTTTGATCCCATTGCCACCAGCAGTCTATGGAAAGTTACCTACATGGTTTAAATCAGTTTTCCTCTTTGAATTTCCACTCTACAGTCGCAATTTTCCACCAGAAGAACAGATCTG